The sequence below is a genomic window from Nitrospirota bacterium.
TGAGAAAAAGGGAACACTATGAAAAACCAAGTGTCAGGCGCAAACGTAAGGCTTTAGCCGCAAAGAAGAAGGCAGCAAAACGTCAAAAGGTGTAAATTTATGACTTTACTCGACAGACTCTCAGGAGACCTTAATGAATCTTTAAAAGGCGGAAATAGCATTAAGACTTCTGTAATCAGGCTGATAAAGTCTGCTGTGAAATACAGGGAGATTGAAAAGAAGGCCCCGCTGTCAGATGACGATGTAATTGAAGTAATAATGTCAGGGATAAAGCAGCGGAGAGATTCAATAGAACAGTTCAGTAAAGGCGGTAGAGCTGATCTGGTAGAAAAAGAGAACGCAGAGATCGGGATATTACAGGCTTATTTGCCTCAGCCTCTTACTGATGAGGAACTCGTAAACGAAGTTAAGGCAGTAATGACGGAAGTTGGGGCAACATCGGCTAAAGATATGGGAAAGGTAATGAAGGCTTTAATGCCACGTTTGAAAGGAAGGGCTGAGGGTACTAAGATAAGTTCAATTGTTAAAGAACTTATGGTTGAAACGGCACATTAATAGGGGGGAATCTCCCCTTGAATGGATATATTCCTGAAGAAATATTAGACAGGATAAGGGAAAGTCAGGATATTGTAGAAGTAATTTCCAGACACCTCTATCTCAAGAAATCAGGGCAGAACTTTGT
It includes:
- a CDS encoding GatB/YqeY domain-containing protein; protein product: MTLLDRLSGDLNESLKGGNSIKTSVIRLIKSAVKYREIEKKAPLSDDDVIEVIMSGIKQRRDSIEQFSKGGRADLVEKENAEIGILQAYLPQPLTDEELVNEVKAVMTEVGATSAKDMGKVMKALMPRLKGRAEGTKISSIVKELMVETAH
- a CDS encoding 30S ribosomal protein S21 codes for the protein MLGVKVKDNESFESVLRRFKKQCEKSGILSEMRKREHYEKPSVRRKRKALAAKKKAAKRQKV